Proteins from a genomic interval of Medicago truncatula cultivar Jemalong A17 chromosome 3, MtrunA17r5.0-ANR, whole genome shotgun sequence:
- the LOC11427808 gene encoding LOW QUALITY PROTEIN: uncharacterized protein (The sequence of the model RefSeq protein was modified relative to this genomic sequence to represent the inferred CDS: deleted 1 base in 1 codon), with protein sequence MGNVIESLASGFGEAVGNIFSSPLEFLSGKSCSSVCGPTWDLSCYIEIFCVANLLRLAVVFVLLYIGEFNCFGISLQHVSISDSNLFLLIFCIYNLAIFCFLAVFLFFYVLYKLGIIRCLCHSACKLIWACFSSCFHIWVYSCTFLCVKLHNVKRRRRRKFRMEMNEEEYIDESLSYHLPVSAELSRSFSRRRRDYKGHHLRKSLKPKRGRAQVEISRNFSYKNKSNHIIRDPCCSSNVIKHGNYKVMVHDIKVTQTSKFARKCMNNRKRVIRRQRR encoded by the exons ATGGGCAACGTCATTGAATCGCTTGCTTCAGGCTTTGGAGAAGCTGTTGGAAATATTTTCAGTTCTCCACTTGAATTTCTTTCAGGAAAGTCTTGTag TTCAGTATGTGGACCAACATGGGATCTCTCTTGTTATATCGAAATTTTTTGTGTTGCTAATCTATTGAGATTGGCCGTGGTATTTGTTCTATTGTACATTGGTGAGTTCAATTGTTTTGGTATTTCATTACAACATGTTTCAATTTCAGATTCCAacctatttttattaattttttgtatatat aacttggctatattttgttttcttgcaGTTTTTCTGTTCTTCTATGTACTGTATAAATTGGGCATAATTAGATGTCTATGTCACTCTGCTTGCAAATTGATATGGGCATGTTTCTCTTCTTGTTTCCACATTTGGGTGTATTCATGCACTTTCTTATGTGTTAAACTACACAATGTcaagaggaggaggagaagaaaGTTTAGAATGGAAATGAATGAAGAAGAATACATCGACGAAAGCCTTTCATATCACCTTCCAGTATCTGCAGAATTAAGCAGATCGTTTTCGCGTAGAAGGAGAGACTATAAAGGCCACCACTTAAGGAAGTCTTTGAAGCCTAAGAGGGGTCGTGCTCAAGTTGAAATTAGTAGAAATTTTAGTTATAAGAATAAAAGTAATCATATTATTAGAGATCCTTGTTGCTCAAGCAATGTCATTAAGCATGGTAATTACAAAGTCATGGTCCATGACATTAAGGTAACACAAACATCAAAGTTTGCCAGAAAATGTATGAATAATAGGAAAAGAGTTATTCGAAGGCAAAGGCGATAG
- the LOC11422201 gene encoding E3 ubiquitin ligase BIG BROTHER-related, with protein MFISSNTSRVVFYSHSLNRIVIPFFSSSMEREEGKQSSEKNPYTELEEVSSDFVLAIGLQEQELERTTFTNLATIESESDEDISDSSFSNDDIGDADFSFSQEFETDLQFVEDEGSNIDDDDDYEDDEMELEEDEVDPDELSYEELIELGNFIGEEKRGLPANEISSCLHPYTSKIAESTSGIDRCVICQIEYEEGESLVALHCDHPYHTDCISKWLQIKKVCPICSNEVSTTNKAKNT; from the coding sequence ATGTTCATCTCCTCAAATACCTCAAGGGTCGTGTTCTATTCTCATTCCCTCAATCGTATCGtaataccttttttttcttcttcaatggaACGTGAAGAGGGAAAACAATCTTCCGAAAAAAATCCATACACTGAACTTGAGGAAGTTAGCTCTGATTTTGTTCTAGCAATTGGCTTGCAAGAACAAGAGTTAGAGAGAACAACATTCACAAACCTAGCAACCATTGAAAGTGAAAGTGACGAAGATATAAGTGACTCCTCTTTTAGTAATGATGATATTGGTGATGCTGATTTTTCATTTAGTCAGGAGTTCGAAACCGATCTTCAGTTTGTTGAAGATGAAGGAAgcaatattgatgatgatgatgattatgaagaCGATGAAATGGAGTTGGAAGAAGATGAGGTTGATCCAGATGAATTATCCTATGAAGAGTTGATTGAATTAGGAAACTTCATAGGAGAAGAGAAGAGGGGATTACCAGCTAATGAAATCTCTTCTTGCTTACACCCTTATACTTCCAAAATTGCTGAAAGCACAAGTGGAATAGATCGTTGTGTGATTTGTCAGATTGAATATGAAGAAGGTGAATCCTTGGTTGCACTTCATTGTGACCATCCTTATCATACAGATTGTATAAGCAAGTGGCTTCAAATTAAGAAGGTTTGTCCAATTTGTAGCAATGAAGTATCAACAACCAACAAAGCTAAGAACACTTGA
- the LOC11416125 gene encoding NAC domain-containing protein 2, translating into MASELQLPPGFRFHPTDEELVMHYLCRKCTSQPIAVPIIAEIDLYKYDPWDLPGMATYGEKEWYFFSPRDRKYPNGSRPNRAAGSGYWKATGADKPIGHPKPVGIKKALVFYAGKAPKGDKTNWIMHEYRLADVDRSIRKKNSLRLDDWVLCRIYNKKGTIEKQPSNSVVNRKTEHSEIEDRKPEIVTRGGGLPPHPPPQTTAGIRDYMYFDTSDSIPKLHTDSSCSEQVVSPEFASEVQSEPKWNEWDKNLEFPYNYIDATLNTGFGSQFQNTNPLQDMFMYLPKTF; encoded by the exons ATGGCATCCGAGCTTCAATTGCCACCGGGCTTCAGATTCCATCCAACGGATGAGGAGCTCGTGATGCACTATCTCTGCCGCAAATGCACGTCGCAGCCTATCGCCGTTCCGATCATCGCCGAAATTGATCTATATAAATATGATCCTTGGGACCTCCCAG GTATGGCTACTTATGGAGAAAAGGAGTGGTACTTTTTCTCGCCACGAGACAGAAAATACCCAAACGGTTCAAGGCCGAACCGGGCGGCTGGGTCTGGATATTGGAAGGCAACTGGGGCGGATAAACCAATAGGTCATCCTAAACCGGTTGGGATCAAAAAAGCGTTGGTGTTTTACGCGGGTAAAGCACCTAAAGGTGATAAAACCAATTGGATCATGCACGAGTATCGTTTAGCTGATGTAGATCGCTCCATTCGAAAAAAGAACAGCTTAAGG TTGGATGATTGGGTGCTTTGCCGTATTTACAACAAGAAGGGTACAATTGAGAAACAACCAAGCAACAGTGTTGTCAACCGAAAAACTGAACATTCTGAAATTGAAGACAGGAAGCCGGAGATTGTGACACGTGGGGGCGGTCTTCCGCCACATCCACCGCCGCAAACTACGGCTGGAATTAGGGATTACATGTATTTTGATACATCAGATTCGATTCCTAAGCTGCACACCGATTCGAGCTGTTCGGAACAAGTGGTATCACCGGAGTTTGCAAGTGAGGTGCAGAGTGAGCCTAAGTGGAACGAGTGGGACAAGAATCTTGAGTTTCCTTATAATTATATTGATGCCACTCTGAACACTGGTTTTGGCTCCCAATTCCAAAATACTAATCCATTGCAAGATATGTTCATGTACTTGCCCAAAACCTTTTGA